The Myxococcales bacterium genome includes the window CGGCCATGATGTTTGGCGGCGGCAGCGAGCGCGATCCCGTCGGCAAGGAAGGCTTGGCGGCCGCATGTCTGGCGGCATGGCTACCCGAGAACGCGACGATGCAAGGTGAGCTGGTAAGTGGCCTCTTGGCAGATATCGGCGTTGGCATGGCGGCAAGCGCGGGTGATAACTATTCGCTCATTACGCTGCGCGGACCCTCGTGGAATTTGCAGCGCGCGCTTGAGCTTTGGCAGCAAGTAGCCTTGCCTCCATCCTGGCAAAGCGATCGGGCCGAGATGCTCGCGCGCGCAAAGGCCCGGCTCGCGCTGGTGCTCCGCAAGGCAACGACTGACCCCGAAGCGATTGCATCGCGGATGCTGCGGCACGCCGTGCTCGGCGCCTCGGCTGCGCCCGCGCCGACCGTGGAGAGCCTCGCGCGAATTACCGCCACAGATTGTGAGGCCTATCAGGCGCGGCATCTGCGGGCGGATCAGCTAACCATCATCGTCGCCGGTGACGTCGACGTGGCGCACGTGAGGCTTGAGCTGCAGCGCGCAAACCAAGTGCGATCGACGTCCTTCACCGACCTTCCCCGCAGGCCTTCGGCTCCAAATGTCGCGGCGAAGGCGTTCACGCCGCCTGCGTCAAATGCGCCCGCGCCTCTAACAATTACGCTTTTGCATGTGCCCGCGGCATCGCAATCGCAGATCGCGATTGGGCAAGTCGGCGTCGCGCCCTCGCACGCAGCGTACGTGTCAACGCTGGTCGCGATGCAAGCCTTGGGCGGCGCCGGCGGCGGCCGCTTGGTTAGCAAGCTGCGCGAAACGACCGGGTTTGGCTACTACGCAAAATACTCGGCCACCACGGGCCCCGCGCGCAGCCTGTTTGGGCTGCATGCCAGCGTGGAGCCGGGCGCGGCGTGGCTCGCCGCGACCTACATGTTGCATGAGCGCAATAAGCTGGTGCGCGGCATGCCGGTGGCGCACGGCGAGTTAGCGTCGATCGTCGCAAATCGCACGCAGCTCGCCTATGAAGCCTTTGCGACGCCGCAGGCGTGGGTGATGGCGTACGTGCAGGTGGCGCGGCTTGGCCTCAACATGAATTTTTTGCCAATTGCGCGAACTCGCCGCGCTAACGCCCGCTGCGGTGCAAGGCGCCATGCAAACGCTGGTGAACCAGCCGCTTGAGCTCGTCATCGTCGGCGATGCGGACGCACCGCAATACGCGCCGGCGCTGATTTCGGGTTGGAATCCCCGCCTCGTGCGCATGCGCGGCGAGACGCCGGTGTCCCTGCGTCAGGCCCTTTCGTCGTGGGCCTCGGCTACGGGCCTTTCCTTTCGCGAAATTTCGCGCTGACGTCTCGTGCTACTCGTCCGTGTAGATAAAATCGTCATCGCCATCGGTGATAGTGACGATCAAAATCGTGTCGTCGCGCGTTTGCGGTGAAAGCGCCTGCCAGGCCTGCAAGGCGACCGCCGCATGCTGCGCGTCGTACGCGAGAATAGAAAGCATTTGCCGATCCCAGGCATCGGCATCGCTTACCAGCTCGGTGGCAAGTTGTATGTCATCGAGCTTGCGTTGAAAGAGGTTGGTCGCCGCCTCAAGCGTGTATGGCTCGCCAAAGGGATACGTCACCGCGCGCGTCACGCTGACGCCAACCTTGCGATCATCGATGTTGACGAGGATGTCGACCTTCTTCCCCGGAGCGTCATAAATAATTTGGGTTTCCGACTTGATCAGCGTCGCGCCCTCGCAGCGCGCGAGCCATTCAAACGCAAACACCTCAGAATAGACCGAGCTGCCGCCGGCGTTGTCGGTGGCGACGATGATCTGACCGCCCGAGGTGAGCAGGTCTCGATCGGCAGGATCGTCGTAGCGGTCAGTGGCGAAATCAAAATGGCCCTCGAACCAAAATGTCTGGGCGGCATGCCACTCGGCGTCGTCGAGCACGCCGCAGTCGCCCGAGATGATTCCAAAGCCGTTGCTCGCCGCATCGGGTGGCGCGTCGGCCGGTGCGTCCTGCGCTGCATCAGGGGTTGGATCGAGACTATTGTCAGGCCCTGCGGCACAAGCCACCGCGGCTAGCAAACCAGTTAGCCAGGCGGCGCGCACGCATCCTTCTACCACTACTCACAGGGAAACTGATCGGTAAAGGTCTGCGGCGCGACGAGCCGGGCGACGCCTGTCTCGACGAAGGTCTTGAAAAAGCACGTGACCTGATAGCGAGTGTCATCGCGGTACGTAATGATGCCGTGGCCGCTCGTGTGGCCCGCCGGCACCTCGTATTCAACCACGGCCGCGGTTTTGCCATTTACATTGCCGCTTAGCGGATACGCCGCGACCGGCCGTTCTGCCAGCGCCAGGCTGGCGGCGATTTCAGGCATGACAGAGTCGCCGAGGCGCGGATGCCCATAGGCGGTGGCCAACCCCGCATAAATAGGCGGTGGAAAATATTCGTCGGCGGGCGCGGTGGTTTGCAGGACGTGGATGGGCTCATGGCCGGGCGCCGGGCGTGCGACGACGCGCGACACGAACACCAGCGGATCCGCGGGTTCAAACGCCAGTTCCGTGATCATGAGCGCGGGATGAAGCTGTGACAGCAGCTCGGGCGCGGTGTGCAGCAAGGCAGCGATGAGCGGCTTGGGATCGCCGGTGACGCTGTTGATGAGAAACTGCCAGCTAAAGTAACCACCCGCGCCGGTTGGCACGACCGCCTTGATCAATGGCTCGGTAGCCGCCACCATGCTGGCGTACATGCCGCCCATCGATTGTCCCGTGAGCATGAGCTTGCCGGCGTCAAACTTGATTTCCGTGAGGTCACCTAGCAACTCGGGCGGCACGCAGCCATTTAGGGCGCTTACGGGGATGCGCAATTCCCCCAATGCGCGCACGAACATGCGGGTTTCCAGAATGCCCTGGGTTAGGTTAAATCGCGCAACGGGCAGATTATTGAGGTTGGCGTATTGCGTGTCAGGGCCGCTCGGCACGCGCTCGTCGTTGATGGGCATGGCCGAGCCGGCCGAGGCAATGCCCACCTTGGCAAACGGGATGCCTATGCCGTTGCCCCACGCTTGGTCGCCGCCGGGCGCGACGAAGGAGTTTGAAAACCCTGTGGTGCCGTGGATAACCACCGCGAGCGGGTAGCCATCGGCCGGCATTAGCGTCTTGGGAATGGCAAAGCCAATGGCTGCGACCTCATCGCGCTGTTTGACCGGCACGCCATTTTCATCGATGACGAACAGCCCGTCTTTATTGTACGGCGTGTCGCCTGACTGAAACTGCGGATAGGTGATGGTGCCCGTGAGTTCGCACAGGTCGTCGCTAACATGCGCCGGGTCAGTCGTGAGCGCGATGGTGCTGGGGTCGATGCTTACGGCATAGTTGGCCAGCGCGGCCTCGCTAAGCGCGAGCGTTTCGCCGAACGGATCGCCGGTGGTAAAAATCATGGCGGCGGCCAAGTCGGAAACCGCCAGGCCGAGCGCGTCGGCGGCCGGCCACAACAGCTCATAGCCCGCCATGCTTTGCGCCGCGGCCTCGCGCAACACCGAGCTGGCGCCGACCTTGTTGCCGCTCGCATCTCTTACCTGCGTGGTCACGATGACGGCGTAGGTTGTTTGCTCGCGCAAAAGGAACCCAGGATAGGGCGCTACCGCGAGTATGTTCTCGGCGGTGTAGTCATCGGCAACGAGGGTTTCTGCGATGAGCGGGCGCAACGTGCCCCTCTCTGGCGAGTCAGGATCGATGTCGACCAAGACAATCGGGCTGTCGGCGTTTGCGGCGATCACGTCGGTGCGCGCCTGAGGCGCCAGGGGCGCGGAAAACCGCACGTAGGCCACCGGCGCCAGGGCAAAGCCGCGGCGCTGCGATGCGACTTCTAAGAAACCCTTAGCATTGGCCGTCGCCGGCATCGGCGCAAAGCCGCGCAGATCGGGACGGCCCTGCGCGTCGAGGCGAAAGTCGCTGGGAAACGGCGCGTCGTAAAAATGTTCAGGCGTCGTCAGATCCGCGTCGAAGGCCATCAGAGCGACCGTGGGCGCGTCATCGTCACAACTCGTGGTCACGCCAACGGCGGCGCCTACGCCAGCGACAAGCGCGAGGGGAGCAAGTACGCGAAGCGCGAACGCGTGCGACCTGCGATGGCGATGAAACGGCCTCATCGCGCGATAGTAGCCAGGGTTTGCCCCCCGCGCTGTCGCTCATGCCACATTTACTGCGACGTGCCGCACACGGCTGCCCTGCCTAAAAAATCTGCGTACCGGCGGGCGGCACGATAATGACAACGTGGCGCGTATCGAGCACCGCGACGGTGTCGCCGAGCACGACGATCTTCAGCACAAACACCTGGGCCTCCGCCGCGCCGGGCACAAATGTGTTTTGTGCGACCACCTCGAAGGTAGCCTGAACGCCTGGCTGAACCTGCAAGATGATCTGGCCGCTGCTATCGACCTGCATGCCACCTGGCGGTGCGGGCGAGATCGAGAGCGGCGTGATCGACGAGATAAACCCTGCCGGATCGATCATCGCGCCCTCGGCCGTGGCCTGCAACGTCCCGCGCGGCTGCGAGGATAGGTCAAAGACGGCGTAATTGACGAGAATGCGCACGGCTTGCACGATTTGGTTGACGAAGTCGCCGCCGCCGCTGGCGGAGACTTCAAACACCAGCGGACAGCCAAGCGAGGACGGCGTCTGGCCGACGCCGTTTAGGCCGGTGCAGCATTGCGTGTTGCTGCAGCCGGCGGGCCGGCCGCCAAACCCTGGGTCATTCCATGCGCTCGGCTGCACGACGGCGCCGGTTTCGCTGGCGACGTCGCGCATGTCGGTGCGCGGCCCGCATGGGTCGCCGGCAGGAAATTCGTTAGAGGCAATGCCGATGGCCCGGATGCCTTTGTCAGTCAGCGCGGCCTTGGCAGCGACGCGGCTCACCGCACCGGCAACGCCGGAGTACAACAACGAGCCACCCTGACACTGCACCGTGGTGGTGCCGGAATGATGCCATGCCGCATCGCCGATTTGCACGACGATGGGCAAGGCCGCCTCGCGGAAGCCAACGCCGCCGAGGAGGCCGTGCTTGGCAGCCACATAGCCAGACAACGGCGCAAACGCCGGCACCCAGGCGCCCAAGCCCGCGCCGGTCGCGATTTGGTACAAGGCCTCCCAGCCCGATTCGGGCGTGTCGTTGCCGCCACCCAAGGTCAAGGCCTGGACGCCGGTCTGTGCTTCACTGGCGATGGTCGTAATGCGCTGATGAAGGCGAAACGGTCGATCTGTCCCGCCGCCATACCCGGCTTGTGGCACGTCTTCGAAGCGCGATACGCCAAACGCGGCGTCTGGCACGCCGATGCCCGGCGCGGAAATCTGCGTAATAATCGACTGCAGCCCGGTCTTGAGCGCGTCGATTTCACCTCCCATCGAGCCCGTGGTGTCCATGCTAAATTGCACGTCGGCGCGCGAGACGTCGGTGGCAAACGTAAGCGGCTTGGTCTGGGGCGCGTCCTCATAAGGGAGGATGAAGACGAAATCATCGACGGATACGCCGACGCTTGGGTCAAGGGGGTCTGGGTCGCCATTGCAATCGTCTGGCGCGAGGACGCACTGCTCGTGCAAGGTCACTTCGACTAAGTCCGAGAAACCATCGCCATCGGTGTCTTGCGAGGTGCGTCCGGTGCCAAGCTCCAGTTCGCGCGCGTCGGAGAGCCCGTCGGCATCGCTGTCGAGATCAAAGGGGTCGGTGGCGCCATCGCCATCGGTGTCGACGGCGGGCGTGCTCGGATTGGCGTCGCCGGCTTCTTCGGCATCGGGATAGCCGTCGTTATCGCTGTCGAGATCTTGCGCGTTGGGCGTGCCATCGCCATCGAAGTCGCCGGTGCCTTCCTCGGCATCGGTGAGCGTGTCACCGTCGCTATCAGGGCCATCGTAGGACGACGGGGTCGGCGTACCATCGGGATCCTTGGGGCCGCAGGCTGCAAGCAGCAGCAACGCGAGGGCGACAAGCTGGCGCGGTTTCATGCCCCCTGCGTAACGCATGAGCCGCGGTCAGCCAATCGAATTCATCGGGCAAGATGTCGGGAACTTTACAATTGGCACTACGCTCGGCGGTGCCGCCCGGGCCTAGGCCACTCAGCAGGGCGCCGCGAGCTAAAACGTCGGCATGCCTGCCACGGCGGCCTTCATCGCCGTCTTGCCGCAACAGGTCCGCACGCCGTCGACAGCCTTGACCATGTCGAGCCAGGCGGCCTGCTCGTCCATGCGAATCATGACCTCGGTGACGCCATATTGCTTGATCGCCTCGCGCATCGCCTCGCGCACGTTGGCGCGGCTGATCGATATCATGTCGGTCTCGATGCAGATGCTCTCGATGTTTTCGCCCTTGGCAGGCTCGCCGATGGCAACCGGAATATCGTAAAAGCCGGTCGGCGGGCTGATGCAGAAATCGCCGGCGCGGTTGACGTCGATCGTGATCGGCGGCTTGTCGGAGATGACGTCGGTCGGCACGAAGGCGCGCGCCTCGTCGCGATAGCCGGTTAGAAACACGGGTTTTACGCCCGCCGCTTTAAGCCGCTGCAAGAACGGCAGCACGCGCACCCACGATACGCCGCGATCGATCGCGACGCGCGCGGGTCCCGCGGTGAGCTGCAATTTCTTCTCGTCGGTCGTTGTCTTGACGACGATGACGGAGAGCCCGCCCGGAACGTCGCTGGCGCGGTCGGCCTCGGGCAAGATGGCGCCGCCGACCTCGGCGATGTACGGATTCTTGCCGCACGCGAGGCTGGCGAGCAGCGCCGCGATCATCGATAGGGCCAGGCAATGCCTCATCGCACCGAGCTTGCCTTGGCGCTTGCGGCGTGCGCGAGGCCAGCCGCGGCCAGCGCGTCGCTCACCATTTGCGCTTGCTGCGCCGGGTCTTTCCAGCGCGCTTGCACCTCGGGGGCCAGCGTGTCGACCGGATCGAAATACAAGAAGTAGCCGGGCTTCACCGAAGGGGCCGCGTACACTGAAATGCCGGTCTCGCGGTTGTAGTGCTCAAACGAGTGAATCACCCGCTTGCCGCCGCCGCCCGGCGCGTCGCACACAAATGTCGGGGTGTGAAACCCCGCGGTGGTACCGCGCACGGCCTTTTCGATGTCGACCGCGGTTTGC containing:
- a CDS encoding insulinase family protein; its protein translation is MRAVPRPAHLLGLAAQASLLAFGCAARPVDLMVTKPSAAPETEVANTDAWRFTEPHVSAPPPKALPTPVTFSLDNGIAVVVQPQPRLPLFAAAMMFGGGSERDPVGKEGLAAACLAAWLPENATMQGELVSGLLADIGVGMAASAGDNYSLITLRGPSWNLQRALELWQQVALPPSWQSDRAEMLARAKARLALVLRKATTDPEAIASRMLRHAVLGASAAPAPTVESLARITATDCEAYQARHLRADQLTIIVAGDVDVAHVRLELQRANQVRSTSFTDLPRRPSAPNVAAKAFTPPASNAPAPLTITLLHVPAASQSQIAIGQVGVAPSHAAYVSTLVAMQALGGAGGGRLVSKLRETTGFGYYAKYSATTGPARSLFGLHASVEPGAAWLAATYMLHERNKLVRGMPVAHGELASIVANRTQLAYEAFATPQAWVMAYVQVARLGLNMNFLPIARTRRANARCGARRHANAGEPAA